From a region of the Polynucleobacter corsicus genome:
- the serB gene encoding phosphoserine phosphatase SerB, translated as MSSLLTLVALANTAIPAELNAALIEHAKVLGVSIAKESAEHAHSKYFTARWTCAQVLTPEARVAMRNIAGEHDVDLAFLSPGFKPDEVKVLAMDMDSTLINIECIDEIADFTGKKAAVSEITEATMRGEIKDFKESLRRRVALLAGVSADVLDSVYKERLRPNPGAAQLLAGANAQGLYTLLVSGGFTFFTERLQQELGFKQAQANTLEIIDGKLTGKVIGDIVDGAAKNTYLEQACTLMNCHKKNALTMGDGSNDLPMMHGSGISIAYKAKPIVKEKADAAFDRVGLDATLLLIA; from the coding sequence GCATGCAAAAGTCTTAGGTGTTTCGATTGCCAAAGAAAGTGCAGAGCATGCACACTCTAAATACTTCACCGCTCGCTGGACTTGCGCTCAAGTTTTAACACCGGAAGCTAGGGTTGCTATGCGAAATATTGCCGGTGAGCATGATGTTGATTTAGCTTTTCTATCACCAGGATTTAAGCCGGATGAGGTGAAAGTACTGGCCATGGATATGGACTCTACTCTCATCAACATTGAGTGCATCGATGAGATTGCTGACTTTACTGGCAAGAAAGCAGCTGTTTCAGAAATCACTGAGGCCACTATGCGCGGCGAAATTAAAGATTTTAAAGAAAGCTTGCGCAGGCGCGTAGCCCTCTTAGCCGGTGTATCTGCTGATGTACTTGATTCGGTCTACAAAGAGCGTTTACGCCCTAATCCTGGCGCAGCTCAATTGCTTGCTGGAGCAAATGCTCAGGGACTATATACGCTGCTAGTTTCTGGTGGTTTTACTTTCTTTACTGAAAGACTACAGCAAGAGTTAGGCTTCAAACAAGCCCAAGCTAATACTCTGGAAATCATCGACGGCAAACTAACAGGTAAAGTCATTGGCGATATTGTGGATGGTGCAGCTAAAAACACTTATTTAGAACAAGCCTGCACTCTCATGAATTGCCATAAGAAGAATGCCCTCACCATGGGCGACGGATCCAACGATCTGCCAATGATGCATGGTTCTGGTATCAGCATTGCCTATAAAGCAAAGCCGATTGTTAAAGAAAAAGCCGACGCGGCTTTCGACCGAGTCGGCTTGGATGCTACCTTATTACTGATTGCTTAG
- the rimO gene encoding 30S ribosomal protein S12 methylthiotransferase RimO encodes MAGKVGFVSLGCPKALVDSELILTQLSAEGYETAKDYAGADLVVVNTCGFIDSAVEESLAAIGEALAENGKVIVTGCLGARKNADGSDLIQSIHPKVLAVTGPHATQEVMQAIHLYLPKPHDPFTDLLPPIGVKLTPKHYAYLKISEGCNHRCTFCIIPSMRGDLVSRPIGEVLLEAKKLFESGVKELLVVSQDTSAYGVDIQYRTGFWDGKPVKTRMFDLVNALNQIAREHQAWVRLHYVYPYPHVDDVLPLMAEFSEHGFGVLPYLDIPLQHSHPDVLKRMKRPASGEKNLERIQAWRTACPDLVIRSTFIAGFPGETEEEFLHLLNFLDDAQIDHAGCFAYSPVDGATANALDNPVPSELREERRARFMAKAEEISIKRLAKKIGKRIQVIIDRVDESGGVGRTIGDAPEIDGLVRVLPSSKPSKRYRVGEIIKVTVISSQGHDLIAET; translated from the coding sequence GTGGCAGGTAAAGTTGGTTTTGTTTCCTTGGGATGCCCTAAGGCGCTGGTTGATTCCGAACTCATCCTCACGCAACTCAGCGCTGAAGGCTATGAGACCGCTAAAGATTATGCTGGTGCCGATCTGGTGGTTGTAAACACCTGTGGCTTTATTGATTCCGCGGTAGAGGAGAGCCTTGCGGCGATTGGTGAAGCCTTGGCTGAAAACGGCAAGGTAATTGTGACGGGTTGCTTAGGCGCCCGAAAAAATGCAGATGGCAGCGATCTCATTCAGAGCATACACCCTAAAGTCCTTGCTGTGACTGGGCCGCATGCCACCCAAGAGGTGATGCAGGCTATTCATTTGTATCTTCCAAAGCCGCATGATCCCTTTACTGATTTGCTGCCACCGATTGGCGTCAAGCTCACACCAAAACATTATGCGTACTTAAAGATATCTGAGGGTTGTAATCACCGCTGTACTTTTTGCATTATCCCAAGCATGCGAGGTGATTTAGTTTCACGTCCAATTGGTGAAGTCTTGCTTGAGGCAAAAAAATTATTTGAATCAGGTGTGAAAGAGTTGCTAGTTGTTTCGCAAGATACGAGTGCCTATGGTGTTGATATCCAATATCGCACTGGCTTTTGGGATGGCAAACCTGTTAAGACACGAATGTTTGATTTGGTAAATGCCTTAAACCAAATTGCGAGAGAGCATCAAGCTTGGGTGCGTTTACATTATGTTTACCCATATCCACACGTCGATGATGTCCTGCCATTAATGGCTGAGTTTTCTGAGCACGGTTTTGGCGTACTTCCTTATTTGGATATTCCTTTGCAACACTCGCATCCAGATGTCCTTAAGCGCATGAAACGTCCCGCTAGTGGCGAAAAGAATTTGGAGCGTATTCAGGCATGGCGAACGGCTTGTCCGGACCTGGTCATTCGCAGTACTTTTATTGCCGGTTTTCCTGGCGAGACTGAGGAAGAGTTTTTGCATCTATTGAACTTCCTCGATGATGCTCAAATTGATCACGCGGGTTGTTTTGCTTATTCGCCTGTGGATGGGGCCACTGCCAATGCTTTGGATAATCCAGTTCCGAGTGAGTTACGCGAGGAGCGCCGAGCTCGCTTCATGGCTAAAGCTGAGGAAATCTCAATCAAGCGACTTGCTAAAAAAATAGGTAAGCGTATTCAGGTCATCATTGATCGGGTTGATGAATCCGGTGGAGTGGGTCGAACTATTGGGGATGCCCCTGAAATTGATGGTCTGGTGCGGGTTCTACCCTCAAGTAAGCCTTCCAAGCGCTACCGTGTTGGTGAAATCATCAAAGTAACGGTGATTAGCTCCCAAGGGCATGACCTAATAGCCGAAACTTGA
- a CDS encoding acetyl-CoA C-acyltransferase family protein, with product MSRDVVVLSAVRSAIGAFNGSLSSLEPSELGGIVMKEAVARSGVDPSLINYITVGNTIPTDNRYAYVARVASIQAGLPMESVAMALNRLCSSGLQAIVTTAQAIMLGDCDYGVGGGVEVMSRGMYGSPAMRSGARMGDTKMIDLMVSVLTDPFGVGHMGVTAENLVEKWKLTREEQDALAVESHRRAAHAIKEGRFKSQIVPITIKTRKGDVVFDTDEHCKPETTMETLAKMKAVFKKEGGSVTAGNASGINDGAAFFVLADAEAAKKAGHKPIARLVSYAIAGVPNHIMGEGPIPATKIALERAGLKLDQIDVIESNEAFAAQALAVTKGLGLDPAKTNVNGGAIALGHPIGCSGAAIATKAIHELHRVQGKYALVTMCIGGGQGIATIFERL from the coding sequence ATGAGTCGTGATGTCGTCGTTTTAAGTGCTGTACGTTCCGCAATTGGCGCATTCAATGGATCGCTCAGTAGCCTTGAGCCAAGTGAGCTCGGCGGTATCGTGATGAAAGAGGCCGTTGCGCGCTCTGGTGTAGATCCATCATTAATTAATTACATCACGGTAGGCAACACGATTCCGACTGATAACCGTTACGCCTATGTTGCTCGTGTAGCCTCTATTCAGGCTGGTTTGCCAATGGAATCTGTGGCGATGGCCTTAAATCGTTTGTGCAGCTCTGGCTTACAAGCCATTGTGACTACGGCCCAAGCCATTATGTTGGGCGACTGTGATTATGGTGTTGGTGGTGGCGTAGAAGTGATGTCACGTGGCATGTATGGCTCACCAGCTATGCGCAGTGGTGCGCGTATGGGTGATACCAAAATGATCGACTTGATGGTATCTGTTTTAACTGATCCATTTGGTGTTGGTCATATGGGTGTTACAGCTGAAAACTTGGTTGAAAAGTGGAAGCTCACTCGTGAAGAGCAAGATGCTCTGGCAGTAGAGTCCCATCGCCGTGCTGCACACGCCATTAAAGAAGGTCGTTTTAAATCTCAAATCGTTCCCATCACCATCAAAACTCGCAAGGGCGATGTGGTGTTTGATACGGACGAGCATTGCAAACCAGAAACCACCATGGAAACTCTAGCGAAGATGAAGGCAGTCTTCAAAAAAGAGGGCGGCAGTGTTACTGCAGGTAATGCATCAGGTATTAATGATGGCGCAGCATTTTTTGTGCTGGCGGATGCGGAAGCGGCGAAGAAGGCTGGTCATAAGCCAATCGCCCGTTTAGTTTCTTACGCGATTGCTGGCGTACCAAACCACATCATGGGTGAGGGTCCAATTCCCGCAACCAAGATTGCTCTTGAACGCGCTGGACTGAAATTAGATCAAATCGATGTAATTGAATCTAACGAAGCTTTTGCTGCTCAGGCATTGGCCGTTACTAAAGGTTTGGGTTTAGATCCAGCCAAGACTAATGTGAATGGTGGAGCGATTGCATTGGGCCACCCAATTGGTTGCTCTGGCGCTGCGATTGCGACCAAAGCTATCCATGAGTTACATCGTGTTCAAGGTAAGTACGCTTTGGTCACCATGTGCATTGGTGGCGGACAAGGTATTGCAACTATTTTTGAGCGCCTCTAA